The sequence GCTTTAGAACAATATGAGATCAATAAAACTGTCTTAGAGTTTTGAAGTCACTGCGACTTCAAACTGCAACAAGGCTGGAAAGCGTACGCCCAGTGGAAGTAGGCTGCAGAGGGTTCGTAGCCACCTCAACATCCAGGCTGCTTAGGGAGATGGGAGTGCGAGGGAAGGCCCATCGGCAGGCATTAAAAGAGGAAGGACGCTGGGATTCACTGCTGAACCCTCAAAGGCGTTGTGGGCTATCAGCGAAACACCCAAGAAGGAGGGAGCCCACTTGACAACCCAATGGATGCCATCACTCAATTGAATATCTTTGTGCCATTggtcatttatttgtatgttttttttgtttgttttttatttcggTTGAGGGATAGCAACATCTAGTCCTATACAACAGACCTGATCACCTGGTCAATCAGTGACTGCTGTGCAGCTGTGCAGATGCTACTGGACTCAATCGATCCATTTGGAGCCCAAACCGCCCCCATCTTGGCCACCGGGAGGAAGTGGACCCCATTGGCTGCAACTGAGCAGGCAAAGGCAACACTTAGACACAGGGACATCTTAGACACAGGGACATCGTGGGCCGAGTGCAGGACGGCAGGAGTGGTCTTGGCCTCGGGGCCAGTACACCAGCGTGGAACAAGGCCACTCCATCTGAGAGATGCAAGCTGGTGGTACAGGAGGTATGTCGAGAAGAGGAAGCGGGAAGGTGCGCACAAGCAGTGGCACAAGCAAAACAAGGGCAGTGGATGGCATGGAAAGGagtggagaagaggaagagctcCTGGAAAGAGCTGTGGGAGATGGAGGCATTCAAGGCAAGCTTTACCATCAGGGCTGCCTACGATGTCCTACCTTCTCCTGCAAACCTAAGCCAGGTTAGGTTCACACCATCCTGTTGGTGATCAACACCATTCGTCTGCGAGGGCGAGGGGCAATCAAGCCTCACCACCATAAGACCAGACACTGGGCAGCTGGGCAGAGCACGGGACTGGAAGCTGTTGGCCGACTTGAGCGCGAAGCTCTGCTTCCCAGCTGAGATCGCATCTACCAACTTGCGACCAGACCTTGTTCTGTGGTCCGCCTCACTCAAGCTTGTGTACATCAACAAACGCAAGAAGCTGAGGTACACTGAACTTGCAGCCGACGCTCCCAACAACAAGGCTGGAAAGCAAACGTACGCCCAGTGGAAGTAGGCTGCAGAGGGTTCATAGCCACCTCAACATCCAGGCTCCTTAGGGAGATGGGAGAGCGAGGGAAGGCCCATTGGTAGGCAGTAAAAGACCTCTCCAGGGTTGCTGAGAAGGGCAGCCAGTGACTgtggatgaagaggaaggaCTTTGCCTGGGTCTTCAAATGAGTTGATAGCATCTAGGGAGTGAACCTGGGATGCTGGGATTCACTGATGAACCCTCTGGAGGTGTCGAGGGCTATCAGCGAAACACCCAAGAAGGAGGGCGCCCACTTAACAACCCAATGGATGCCATCACTCAATTGAGTGCCATTGgtcatttatattattattatttttttattttggttgaaGGATAGCAACATCTAGTCCTACACAACAGACCTGACACCTGTTTTTTACTTTTGACAGTAATTTCACTTATTTAAGCACAAAGAAGTACAGAGGTACAAAGGTGTAACAACATGAGTGAGACTAACTTAAATTAACGTAATCAGGGGGCAGATTTATAACGATATGTGAGTGAGATCAATAAAACTGGGTTAGAGTTTTGCAGTTTGAAGTCACTGAAATGTTGATACATGAGCTTCACATTTTcagaggtctgtgtgtgtggacgtgtgtAAAATtgggaaaaactgaaaactcCAGACACTGTTACCTGTCCGTGTGGATCAATCAGCAGTAGGTGGCGCACGTTGGCTCCCTCCATACCACTGAGAACATACTGACCAGAGGCAGAGCTGCTCTCTCTGACCAGGAAATCCCCACTGCAGGTGAGGAGTGACTCTGCCTGCTTTCTTCCCAACCTGTGGTGAAAGACACAATCTTACTGAGAAAGTTAAGACATTAGGCAGTTGGACACGTTAAAATTGGTAATTGACTGTGTATGACAGTGGCTTAGTGTAGGCAGTGTTTTAGGGCAATTTATGCTTGGACAGATGGAAAGCATGTTCCAAGTatgatgtgtgcatgtgagtccAAATGCAGCCAATGCTCAAGACTGAGCAGAATCACGAGTCCTGAAAATGAGAGTATTATATCAGCGGGAGCAGAAGAGTTGATTACTCACCGGCCATGGAACCAGCTTTCCCGCTGGATTAGGTCCTGGGTTGGTGACTCACAGAGAGGGGTGCACTCTACCGCTCTGACCTCACATATCACTGAGTCTAGTGGAACCACAAAACAGGGAGAGTATTACAGGTCAGCAGAGGTAGACTGCAGACAGGATCACTGGACCTGACCTTGCAGTCCATGGACACTCACTAAATATATGTACAATGCTGCAGAGAAAAAGGACACCCTTAtcctcaaggacacacacacagaaaaaatgcTACACATAGATACTACATGAAAGTGTGAGTAAATGGCAAATGAataagtgtataaataaataactacacaatgtgctgctgttttgtaCCTGCAGGTGGAGCTGTAGTTTCTTCTGTGATGGAGCAGTTCTCATACAGTGACACAGAAACAGGCTGAGGCAAACAAATCTGTAACAGCACTAGAATGAGTCATACACACAACAAGATGGATCTTTgaatctgtgcatgtgtgtgtgtgctgtacacattgctctttcattttcattagcCTACAATAAAATCCCAAGGGCAAAGAAAAGAACAAGTTCCTCCCATTAGGGAAAAAGAAACACTAAATTTTCAAATATCACAACTCATCTATGAGCTTCTAAATAATAATTGCAataatgatgtcacagtgtcacTTATTATCAAATGCTTACATGCATGTATCTGAAATACTTACACACCTCCTGTGTGTCAGCATGTGTGTCCTCCTCCCTTGTCGTACGCAGGTCCTCCATTCCACCAGGAGGTGGCATCTTTCCTGGGATGGCATTATAGTAGCTGCATCTCTCACTGACTTGACCTTCATGTTTGGCCTTCTGGTCTGTTAATGTTTCCTCTGTGCTCCATCTGTGAGTGAGTCTCGCTGCTGCCCTGCAACCAGCAAGTGACATGATGTTAACCTCGCTGCCTCTGCTCACATgaccgccacacacacacagaggaccgTAATATACATagtgcattccctagccccttagcCTAACCCTACTTTaaaacctaaacccaattctaactctaaacctaaaaccaggtcatAACCCTCATGAAGTCCTTTTGAGGGTTGACAGAACGAGTGGGCCAGCCAAAATGTCCACCACTTCCTTAGGTTTAagttgtttggtcctcacaaagctacaaatacaagaaaacacacacacacacacgtatgtgcAGCATTTGTAGTGTGTGTTTCCTAGCCCCTGAGCCTAACCCTTACTTTAATCCCAAccctttaccctaacctaaatCCAATTCAAACttaaaacctaaaaccaggtctgaaccctaaaaaagtgacagaacgtgtggaccagccaaaatgtcctcactttctcaaaatgtccccacttccTTAGGTTTAAAAGTTGTTTGGTCCTTACAAATACAAGTTTGCgtagcattcatagtgaggaccatAATATACATAATGTATTCCCAGGCCCCTTAACCATAACTCTAAagccaggtcttaaccctcaaaaagtcCTTTAGAGATGTGCTATCTTGTATATCTGATGTGATCGGATGgatgaaatgtaaacattagCGTTGCAGTGTAATAAGCTGAGGGACAACCTGGGATTAGTGGAGAGAAGTGTCGGTGCGTGAAGGAGAAGTTGTCGGAAACGAGCGTCAAAGGCTTGACCTATGCTGTTGATGACCTCGCAGGCCCGACCCTGGGGACACTCCAGGATGTGACAcgctgacacagagagagagagagagaaagctttTGTCTCCATAATGCTGACAGTGCCAACATTATTttatctataataataataataataataataatgatcataatctTTGAGAGAGAGCACAGAAATTGTTCTTTTACCTCGGTGACTGGTGACGTCCTTGGCAACATAAGCAATGTAATCTGCCAtgtcctttaaaaataaatacacttttaaaaaaaatgcaatgtaTAATTAATTTAATAGTGCCAACAGTAAATACAATAATGTGTGGTGTGATTTGTCAGTTTGCTGTGTCTGTACAAATTCTGCTAACTTTTTGTCGTATCATCTAAACCAAAGTGTGTGAAGAGGTCCCCAGTGGGCTTAGATGGTACTGCAGGTGAACGTGAAAGGTCATTCATTGAATACAAAtacctttttaattttcagttttgtaattaagtTCTTTAAATAGctgtaaaatacagtatgtatgacaGGTTTTTAAGAAATACTAACTTTTATAGCAggtaatatacagtacatagcaatattctgacattttatatgTAAGTATCCAGTCAGTATTTGCACTCCttgttaatttgttcatttgttaatCATTATCGATGTTGATGGATGATATGTAattacacactttgttgtgaagctaaacctttcaaatgtcacatggagCTCAGCTGGAAtgctttacatttaatgaaatatCATTTAATAAAGATacttaattaaatcaaattgcGCTgtattaaaatgagtttgacactcctgTCTTTAGAGTTTGTTTGCTTGCCTTGTTGATTACGAGTCcgtagagaaaatgagtgattttacatcTCCACAGGAGTTGTCAATCCACTACTGCCTCCAATTGTTGAACGTTAAAAATGTGATGATGTAACGTGTTACAGGTGTGACAGAGCACCACCAGCTGCACTTAATCTCGCAATCAGCCCCTGCCAAAGAGCCCATGCTTCagccttttttaatttaaacctTCCTGTTCATGATAGTAATTCTGTTATCGTATGTTgggctgctctgatcctcagaCACTGATCTCCAGACTGACCTCGTGAACTCAGCTCCTGATCTTTCTGCTCTCACAGattcttcttttaaatgtacTAAACTCAAACTCTCCCCGGGATTTCCCCCTCTGGACAAAACCTATTTCTGCTCCTATAGCCTTCCTCTTGCAAATAAACTTACCATTTAACTGTTTCTGCCCCGTCTTCTTGGAACTTTTAGTCAAAGTTCAAGAGTATAGAGCCGTCTGCCTTTATTATCGCTCTATATCTGTTGTGTTTCCagagagctttaaaaaccaacaataacattttaaaatcaatcctaaaacgaataggaagccagtggagggaggagCAAAACAGTTGTGATGTGGGATGTGGTTTCTTTCTTCCTGATGTTATAAAAGCATGGACTAGAGTCTCTAAAACGAGGGTGTGCAGTGAGGGAATGTACACTAAAATGAACAGACTTAAAAGatcttttttgcatttttatttattttgtgtgaaaatagTTTTTACTTGCAGTTAACCCGTTAAAGAAACTATACTATCTGACTCTATAACAAGTTTTATACTAATAAAGGCTCAACGCTTGAGTTTGTAGagtttgtttctgaaacactttttaaaatatctttcaaaacagtttgttttgatgaggaatgataaatagttcacaatataaatgtatttatgatgccaaatgtattaattacagaaaaaaacatacagaaatgagTCATTACAAATTGATAATACAATTAAAAGACGGGCGGCATGAAATTGATTGCTCAAAGTGTTGCAGAGCCAAAATTCAATTTACAATTTTTTCCAAACCTATACGTTGCTTTTGCTTTTCTAAATTTAACTTgtgccatgaaaaaaaaaaagagaaactgagaCAGAGATTTCAGAAATGTCTTATAGTATGATAAACTATAACCCTGGAAACATCAAAAGTTGTTCTAGGAAATAATTAAATCTGCCAGGAATGGCAGGAAACCAAGAAGTAATCAAACTAAATTAAATCATCcaatgtgcttgtgtgtgtgtgtagtttcctgtttgtctcccaGTACACCCATGAACATGTTTGTACATGTGAATCATTTGATGACATACACTTactgtttctcctcctgagGCAAAGGAAATGGCCTGCATTGGGTGGTGGGCAATcttctgaggaggaggaggaggaggaggaggagaagaaggggagGAAACACAATCAACGGCTCAATAATTCAGACATTTCACAATTATTGATTGGCCTAAAGTGTTGTGTGAGGTATCACCTGTAAGGACGAGGCAGCGATCACAGTCACGCTGTCTGTGGAGACAGTGAGCACAATCCTGCGCCCGGAGAACTGAAGGTTGACATGACCGAGGACAGAAGACGATCCCCGGTCCACAGACTGAGGAGGACACAGGCGTCAGTTcatctggctgtgtgtgtgtgtgtgtgtgtgtgtgtgtgtacatgtctttagTAGGCTGTTTGGACCAGttgtcaaacaaacctatctttgtgaggacattttgaccttgtgaggacattttggctggtccacacaactttaactgACTTGGTTTTAGAGCTAGGGTAAGGGTTttggttaggcacttagttgtgaaggttaaggttagggtatatgtctatgtctatgagtgtacttgtatttgttgcctgtTAAGCACATTgcaccttgtcaggaccagtagtcctcatggagaccaaaacctggtccgaatgaggctaagatttgaattgtggttagattaaggttagggttaggcattaactggttatggttaacaCTAGGgtaaggcatttagttgtgtgtgtacttgtatttatatctttgtgaggtccaacaAAACATGAATACCTGTCTTtaaccttgtggggacattttggctcaGGACCCACAACATTAAAGTGATTTttcagggttagaattgggtttaggttagggttagtgtaagggttaggcactgagttgtgatggttgaggtgttggggaatgcattatgtctatgacaTGTCATCTGTAagagtttttgtgtgtctgcgtgtgtttgtgtcacatacCCTTTTACTTTGCGCTGCTGTCTTGGCAGAAGTCCTTTCACAAATCCTGCTGATCgcttctctgcacacacacacacacaaacacacacacgcacaattaCATATTAGTGAGTGATTCAGCAACAGTTTCTTCCTACAAGCCATCAATCCACAATGTCATAGATTCAaatactcctccatcattgctTTATTATAACCTCTCTTCACTAatcttacatttattttctcagcGATGATGTCTtggttgtgaaaaaaaaaagaacaaggagTCATAGAAAACTGGAGTCGTTGAATGTGCACTCATAATTGGCTCAATAAAGCCATTTATGATTCTGAGAAAAACTGGGTGAGGTCCATGTTTGCTTCAACTACTTTTAATAAAATTATGTTTTGGTCCAGTTATTTCCAGCAACAGGGTTCATGCCCCCTTGTAGCATGTCAATAattctgcaaaacaaactcacagAGTCTCACAAATGTCTTTGACAaggttattgtttgtttttaatatataaaaaaataagttaaatgTTTATACTGGAaagtaaattataataaatataattaaatacaaaGTACAGTCATGATCTGTTACAAGCTATTTCTTGAAGAGATTTCTTAGACAAATTCTCGTGATATCCCGTTCTAAAGAACGTTTATTGTCTGTAACACCGTAcatttaccttttttaaaatgtcctaaagttaattgaattaaaaaattcGGACCTAAATATCACTTTTTAAGttacatgtttgtcttttgtgaGCTGACACTTGGCAGAAAGGTCAGAAGAACCATATGATGAGCCACATGCTGTTCTTATTTACACGTTTGTGTCTATTTCTCAGTCAAAAAGGTGACAAAAAAATGCCTTCaattttgtaaaaacaacaacaaaaaagtacaatttCAAAACTACAATTAATTATTGGccaaaatgtaaatttaattttattttatttaaataactgaCCCCCAATGTGACCCCTGCACTGAAGAGAGTTTTTCTTCTCCTGGAaaacaaatctctctctctctctctctctctccctctctctctctccccccccctctcatATTATGAGTCTATGGAAGATCATCAGCAGGAAATTCCTCTAATGTGATTTTCTTCATCTGGTGATGTTGTGGACAGAAGACGCTGTGTCCGCCAGTGTATTGGCATCTTTACGAGGATGTCAATATCAAATGACGAGGAGAAAGAACCCCCATTTATGAAACGTAATCCATTTAATTTGATGTTCCCTTTGaaatattttgttaaaataagccaCACATGTCTTCACTGGCTCACTGACCGTCTTACCCTCTGCCTCCTGGCCCGTGTGAGCTTCAGCTCCTCCTGTGACAGTCAAATGCTAATTAGTGCACATAATTAGGAATGAATGGATGTTGATTGGTTAAAAATATGATCAAATTATCCGTtcaatcagtgtttcctctccccAACATCAGTTCATCCAGACATAGTTTTGTTCTCAGCAGTTTGCTGCTCATTCTACAcaaatgtatgtacagtactttCAGTAATTCTGTGGCCTGTTTTAAACCCATCCCAACGTATTTTCCTTATGTCTGACTTAGAGTCAGTGTTTTCCACTGAAAGCGCAGGTGTCAAAGTTggggcccgtgggccacatgtgaccCTACAGTCGATttcatgcggcccaccacttatagctccaaatcaaaacaaacaagctcTATTGCAAGCTCTATCATTTTGATATTTCTGAGATTGATTTAATCAATCTGGTTCCTCACTGTTTATTTAATCagtttttattggttttcagttatttttctttattttatttttaatttgttagttttattttcttccttttgccTGATTTTATGTTCTGTGTTAAAGAGTTCATGACAGAACATAAAAGGGActttttaagttgttttgataaatgttcggtaaataaagattataaaaagaaagaatcttGGTGACACAGTGAAAAATTACCGTGTGACTTGCATCCTCGTCTCAAAGTCCAGGTTCCTCATGGACTGGGTCACCTCCACACTGCCCATGtactaaaaatacacaacaaaacacacacacacagaccagttcttaactgatttaaaagtgttaaataatTCAGGTTTAGAAACAGTCAGTGTAACAAAGTCTTAAAGGCCCATCATGTACAGTAAGAGTGGGTGTAAAACAGAGTATGTTCCAATTTCCATTTCTATTCTGCAACTGTAGCTGGAGGCAGACcagacacacgtgtgtgtgtgtgtgtgtgtgtgtgtgtgtgttcattgaGGACAGTCACAATGTCCATTCTCATCCCCATCAGCTCGCGGGCCCCTGCTCCTGATCACTCATGCGCACACACGGCTCCGGTTAGGATGGCATGGACTCTACTGATACCggatacacacatgcacacacacacacacgcacacacacacacacacacacacacacacacacacacacacaagcgagCAGAGTAGATGTAGAGAAGAGCAGAAAGCCAGGATGAGTCACTACTGCCTACACAGGAAGCTCAGTCTGAGTGGGAGGGTGAACGTATGAAAGTGAGTGTAATGGTGAGAAGTGAACACAGGAAGAaggcaggagtgtgtgtgtgtgtgtgtgtgtgtgtgtgtgtacctggatCTGTTTCCTCTTTTGGACCTTTTTTTCAGGGACAAACACTGAGCTTGTTTTGGACCAAAGCCTGGTTCTAATGACACATAATCTCATTTCTAAGTTAATGGTGAAATGTAGgagtaagatttgaattgtcGTTGAGGCATTAAGTGATTGTGGTTCGGCTTAAGGGTTTATTTCAGCTgcccaaataaatggaagttaGTCCAATGTCCTGataagaatagctgcacaaacctgtgtgttaaGATTAGAATAAAGGGATAATGCTATGTTTAGgatgttcaaatgaatggaagtcaatgctgtGTTCTAAGAagagtagtcctcatggagaccaaaacctggttctaatgaggcagttATGGATTTAGCGTCagtatgatgtttttttaaggcGTGTGAACCGAAACTTGTGTATTCATGCCTTGTTGTGATGAGAGTGTTTGTACCTTGATGTCATGGTGGACTGCTCTGTTTGCTTGTCTCACGCCTGCATCATCACGCGTGTCCTGGGAGCAGCAGGGAGGACACCCGGGGATCCAGGGGAGGCTGGTCATGCGATGCAGGGTGATGGGTCTTTTTGTGCAGCACAGAGCCACATGAGTGAGGCTCTGACCTGCACACAGTGGCACATGAAGGCAAGGCTGGCTACAAATCCTCTGATGATGTCCTGACCCCCACTCTGTCCCTGCAAAGCATCTGTCCGTGTGTCCACCCTTGGTTCTGGCCCcagctgtgtttctgtgtcccGTCAGGCCACGCAGAGAGACGGGACTTTGGAGTCGGATGTTGGCCACACGGGGGATGAAGTCCCTCAGCGTGGACGAGCCGTGGTGTGAAGGCGTCAAATCCGAGTCAAAGTCCAGTTCCATCCTCTGGGGCGGCATCTTCTGAGGCTGATCCTCCAGAGATGTGAGAGAATCGTTGCGCAGGCGACTGTATTTGGTGCGTTTCAGCATGCCTGCAAGTAGAGGATGAAAGAGTCCAAGTCAGATATACTACATGCAGTAGTAATCATTTCACTGCagattacatgtggcccaccacttaagataagataagatattccTTTATATCATGCACTGGgcacatttacattgtcacagcagcaaagacagtaaagataaagataaataaataaaagtacaatatagaaagacatataaaaagttaaaatagaatgtacattatagacagtttccagaataaatacagtttgttatatactgttatagtATGTTATATACTTGGTATAGTATGTTGGATACTGTTATAGTATGTTATATAgtattttaattacagttgtcaacattatta is a genomic window of Solea senegalensis isolate Sse05_10M linkage group LG7, IFAPA_SoseM_1, whole genome shotgun sequence containing:
- the LOC122772281 gene encoding SHC-transforming protein 4-like isoform X1, with the protein product MLKRTKYSRLRNDSLTSLEDQPQKMPPQRMELDFDSDLTPSHHGSSTLRDFIPRVANIRLQSPVSLRGLTGHRNTAGARTKGGHTDRCFAGTEWGSGHHQRICSQPCLHVPLCAGQSLTHVALCCTKRPITLHRMTSLPWIPGCPPCCSQDTRDDAGVRQANRAVHHDIKYMGSVEVTQSMRNLDFETRMQVTREAISRICERTSAKTAAQSKRSVDRGSSSVLGHVNLQFSGRRIVLTVSTDSVTVIAASSLQKIAHHPMQAISFASGGETDMADYIAYVAKDVTSHRACHILECPQGRACEVINSIGQAFDARFRQLLLHAPTLLSTNPRAAARLTHRWSTEETLTDQKAKHEGQVSERCSYYNAIPGKMPPPGGMEDLRTTREEDTHADTQEVLLLQICLPQPVSVSLYENCSITEETTAPPADSVICEVRAVECTPLCESPTQDLIQRESWFHGRLGRKQAESLLTCSGDFLVRESSSASGQYVLSGMEGANVRHLLLIDPHGQVRTRDQVFLSIGHLVRFHMENQTPIISGGSELRLKQPILQHH
- the LOC122772281 gene encoding SHC-transforming protein 4-like isoform X3, whose protein sequence is MLKRTKYSRLRNDSLTSLEDQPQKMPPQRMELDFDSDLTPSHHGSSTLRDFIPRVANIRLQSPVSLRGLTGHRNTAGARTKGGHTDRCFAGTEWGSGHHQRICSQPCLHVPLCAGQSLTHVALCCTKRPITLHRMTSLPWIPGCPPCCSQDTRDDAGVRQANRAVHHDIKYMGSVEVTQSMRNLDFETRMQVTREAISRICERTSAKTAAQSKRSVDRGSSSVLGHVNLQFSGRRIVLTVSTDSVTVIAASSLQKIAHHPMQAISFASGGETDMADYIAYVAKDVTSHRACHILECPQGRACEVINSIGQAFDARFRQLLLHAPTLLSTNPRAAARLTHRWSTEETLTDQKAKHEGQVSERCSYYNAIPGKMPPPGGMEDLRTTREEDTHADTQEVLLLQICLPQPVSVSLYENCSITEETTAPPAECTPLCESPTQDLIQRESWFHGRLGRKQAESLLTCSGDFLVRESSSASGQYVLSGMEGANVRHLLLIDPHGQVRTRDQVFLSIGHLVRFHMENQTPIISGGSELRLKQPILQHH
- the LOC122772281 gene encoding SHC-transforming protein 4-like isoform X2; the protein is MLKRTKYSRLRNDSLTSLEDQPQKMPPQRMELDFDSDLTPSHHGSSTLRDFIPRVANIRLQSPVSLRGLTGHRNTAGARTKGGHTDRCFAGTEWGSGHHQRICSQPCLHVPLCAGQSLTHVALCCTKRPITLHRMTSLPWIPGCPPCCSQDTRDDAGVRQANRAVHHDIKYMGSVEVTQSMRNLDFETRMQVTREAISRICERTSAKTAAQSKRSVDRGSSSVLGHVNLQFSGRRIVLTVSTDSVTVIAASSLQKIAHHPMQAISFASGGETDMADYIAYVAKDVTSHRACHILECPQGRACEVINSIGQAFDARFRQLLLHAPTLLSTNPRAAARLTHRWSTEETLTDQKAKHEGQVSERCSYYNAIPGKMPPPGGMEDLRTTREEDTHADTQEICLPQPVSVSLYENCSITEETTAPPADSVICEVRAVECTPLCESPTQDLIQRESWFHGRLGRKQAESLLTCSGDFLVRESSSASGQYVLSGMEGANVRHLLLIDPHGQVRTRDQVFLSIGHLVRFHMENQTPIISGGSELRLKQPILQHH